One Gammaproteobacteria bacterium DNA segment encodes these proteins:
- a CDS encoding zinc ribbon domain-containing protein, which yields MPFYEYQCQSCGHQLTKMQKASADALTDCPECNKPELQRLVSAPRISKGDTWLKSPTLGRHNKESFMDNDAKYSKQMHDDEYNSKTLGPPKPPHGSDPTDPKGIRFKDDPSPKPVASTTKQPKGA from the coding sequence ATGCCGTTTTACGAGTACCAATGCCAGTCCTGTGGACACCAATTGACCAAAATGCAAAAAGCTAGCGCTGATGCGCTGACCGATTGCCCGGAATGCAATAAGCCAGAACTTCAGAGGTTAGTCTCTGCGCCACGTATTTCTAAGGGTGACACCTGGCTTAAGTCACCAACGCTGGGTCGTCACAACAAAGAAAGTTTTATGGATAACGATGCCAAGTATTCCAAACAAATGCATGATGACGAATACAATAGTAAGACTCTGGGGCCGCCAAAGCCGCCTCATGGTTCTGATCCCACTGACCCAAAAGGTATTCGTTTTAAAGATGATCCATCGCCAAAGCCTGTAGCCAGTACAACGAAGCAGCCCAAGGGAGCGTAG